One stretch of Pelmatolapia mariae isolate MD_Pm_ZW linkage group LG3_W, Pm_UMD_F_2, whole genome shotgun sequence DNA includes these proteins:
- the cskmt gene encoding citrate synthase-lysine N-methyltransferase CSKMT, mitochondrial isoform X2, protein MSPFFKSFLSGRRVLGAYLRYHSSLTAELIENMDKKATWDRFYTETSSGEAPFKNFEWFFGFDSVRDFIMPLLQTMSRPDAALHVVDMGCGTSALGPSIYRHSPVSVHVTCADISPIAVKLMQEHIQAKAIQPHSCSSQIEFVELDCTQLDKRFSPSTVDLIIDKGTTDALLRSREGKRNVSLVLKQCLRVLRSSGSLLQFSDEDPDSRLIWLETAAQDPGVMTADVGVQEVGELRGIHYYCYQVTPHPVL, encoded by the exons ATGTCTCCGTTTTTCAAGTCGTTTTTGTCAGGCAGAAGAGTTTTGGGGGCTTATTTGCGGTATCATTCTTCTCTAACTG CTGAACTGATTGAAAACATGGATAAGAAAGCAACCTGGGACCGCTTCTACACCGAGACCAGCAGCGGGGAAGCCCCCTTCAAAAACTTTGAGTGGTTTTTTGGTTTCGATTCTGTCCGAGACTTCATCATGCCCCTCTTGCAAACTATGTCTCGCCCAGACGCTGCGCTCCACGTGGTGGATATGGGCTGTGGTACGTCAGCACTGGGACCCTCTATCTACAGGCACTCTCCTGTCTCCGTCCATGTCACTTGTGCTGACATTTCCCCCATAGCTGTGAAACTAATGCAGGAACACATTCAAGCTAAAGCCATTCAACCTCACAGCTGTTCTTCTCAAATTGAGTTCGTAGAGCTGGACTGCACACAGCTTGATAAACGCTTCAGTCCTAGTACTGTGGACCTTATAATTGACAAGGGGACCACTGATGCCTTGTTAAGGTCCAGGGAGGGGAAGCGGAATGTCAGCCTGGTCTTGAAGCAGTGTTTAAGGGTGTTGCGGAGTTCAGGGTCCTTGCTTCAGTTTTCTGATGAGGACCCTGACTCCAGGCTTATTTGGCTGGAGACGGCTGCACAGGATCCGGGAGTGATGACAGCAGATGTTGGGGTGCAGGAAGTTGGAGAGCTAAGGGGGATCCATTACTACTGCTACCAGGTGACCCCTCACCCTGTTCTATAG
- the cskmt gene encoding citrate synthase-lysine N-methyltransferase CSKMT, mitochondrial isoform X1, with protein sequence MSPFFKSFLSGRRVLGAYLRYHSSLTAELIENMDKKATWDRFYTETSSGEAPFKNFEWFFGFDSVRDFIMPLLQTMSRPDAALHVVDMGCGTSALGPSIYRHSPVSVHVTCADISPIAVKLMQEHIQAKAIQPHSCSSQIEFVELDCTQLDKRFSPSTVDLIIDKGTTDALLRSREGKRNVSLVLKQCLRVLRSSGSLLQFSDEDPDSRLIWLETAAQDPGVMTADVGVQEVGELRGIHYYCYQFQDLLWWDTPELCQHATPWDIPVAFSLCIVSL encoded by the exons ATGTCTCCGTTTTTCAAGTCGTTTTTGTCAGGCAGAAGAGTTTTGGGGGCTTATTTGCGGTATCATTCTTCTCTAACTG CTGAACTGATTGAAAACATGGATAAGAAAGCAACCTGGGACCGCTTCTACACCGAGACCAGCAGCGGGGAAGCCCCCTTCAAAAACTTTGAGTGGTTTTTTGGTTTCGATTCTGTCCGAGACTTCATCATGCCCCTCTTGCAAACTATGTCTCGCCCAGACGCTGCGCTCCACGTGGTGGATATGGGCTGTGGTACGTCAGCACTGGGACCCTCTATCTACAGGCACTCTCCTGTCTCCGTCCATGTCACTTGTGCTGACATTTCCCCCATAGCTGTGAAACTAATGCAGGAACACATTCAAGCTAAAGCCATTCAACCTCACAGCTGTTCTTCTCAAATTGAGTTCGTAGAGCTGGACTGCACACAGCTTGATAAACGCTTCAGTCCTAGTACTGTGGACCTTATAATTGACAAGGGGACCACTGATGCCTTGTTAAGGTCCAGGGAGGGGAAGCGGAATGTCAGCCTGGTCTTGAAGCAGTGTTTAAGGGTGTTGCGGAGTTCAGGGTCCTTGCTTCAGTTTTCTGATGAGGACCCTGACTCCAGGCTTATTTGGCTGGAGACGGCTGCACAGGATCCGGGAGTGATGACAGCAGATGTTGGGGTGCAGGAAGTTGGAGAGCTAAGGGGGATCCATTACTACTGCTACCAG TTTCAGGATCTTCTTTGGTGGGATACTCCTGAACTTTGCCAACATGCCACCCCCTGGGACATACCAGTGGCCTTTAGTCTTTGCATTGTTAGTCTGTGA
- the LOC134620016 gene encoding ependymin-like, with product MWVETKTRKHLGLSGHLSAYIRKCGSSRAPETSQLPVRKSADSSKMKLFVVLACVLAGCLAEKPRPCKSPPLLTGALTVSTQNEKLWVYAKYFYDALGQRVRLMELGNYQNKSFTYDALLLFREAAMYEIDDKARTCKKKPLKADFHPMEIPINSTLVGQAVVGSSSGPGEGLLVNTWTGNLPGNTGRYLTTFTEFGCIPVNTMYQTQEYGWMVTGFFNNVVGISDPGQLNPPDYCPTEMTANGEQPEDFISLFFKRQ from the exons ATGTGGGTTGAAACTAAAACCCGGAAGCATCTAGGCCTGTCTGGTCATCTGTCAGCATATATAAGGAAGTGCGGCTCCTCTAGAGCACCAGAGACTTCGCAACTACCTGTGAGAAAGTCTGCGGATTCTTCGAAGATGAAACTCTTTGTGGTGTTAGCGTGCGTGCTGGCAGGCTGCCTGGCAGAGAAACCTCGCCCATGCA AAAGCCCTCCCCTTCTGACTGGAGCCCTCACTGTT TCCACACAGAATGAAAAGCTGTGGGTTTATGCCAAATACTTCTACGATGCATTGGGACAAAGGGTCCGGCTCATGGAGCTGGGGAACTACCAGAACAAGTCGTTCACCTATGACGCCCTGCTGCTCTTCAGAGAG GCTGCCATGTATGAGATCGATGACAAAGCTCGTACATGCAAGAAAAAGCCTCTGAAGGCAGACTTCCATCCTATGGAAATCCCAATAAATTCAACTCTGGTGGGCCAAGCTGTCGTGGGCAGCTCATCTGGACCCGGTGAAGGACTCCTGGTCAACACCTGGACTGGAAATCTTCCTGGAAATACAG GAAGGTATCTGACCACCTTCACTGAATTCGGATGCATTCCAGTCAACACTATGTACCAGACACAAGAGTATGGATGGATGGTGACAGG CTTCTTCAACAACGTCGTTGGGATTTCTGACCCCGGTCAGCTCAACCCCCCCGACTACTGCCCAACAGAGATGACGGCGAATGGAGAGCAGCCCGAAGATTTCATCAGCTTGTTCTTTAAGCGGCAGTGA
- the epdl1 gene encoding ependymin-like 1 — MTNKKTWQRTQNGSITCLFFKEVRFLKQYHMSSCCRGKHSDLQLNSMKVLILLVCLSVGCLAQRPRHCRYPPLMSGSLSVSTANQKLLAFSKYIYDGLGERIRFRQFGLYDNKTYHLDVLLLYREGVMYKINNKNRTCTKQHLSPDFHPLAVPRNATLMGQVVLGASSGPGQGVLVNSWYGEQKMKTGSAKYFTTVTQFGCIPVSTLYHTSSGDWVVNSFYNNVIGLVDPQKLNPPFFCMNAEQGDEDEPVTFLSLFKE, encoded by the exons atgacaaacaaaaaaacttggcAGCGGACACAGAATGGGAGtatcacctgcttgttttttaaGGAAGTGAGATTTTTGAAGCAGTATCATATGAGCAGCTGTTGCAGAGGAAAACATTCAGATCTGCAATTGAACAGCATGAAGGTCCTCATCCTGCTTGTGTGCCTGTCCGTGGGCTGTCTCGCTCAGAGACCACGGCATTGCA GATACCCGCCACTGATGAGCGGAAGCCTGTCTGTG TCCACTGCAAATCAGAAGCTGCTGGCATTCTCCAAGTACATCTATGATGGACTGGGAGAGCGCATCCGCTTCAGACAGTTTGGACTCTATGACAATAAGACCTACCACCTTGATGTGCTTCTACTGTACAGAGAG GGTGTTATgtacaaaataaacaacaagAACCGCACATGCACTAAGCAGCATCTGAGCCCTGACTTCCACCCGCTGGCAGTTCCAAGAAATGCCACCCTGATGGGCCAGGTTGTGTTAGGCGCCTCCTCTGGTCCTGGACAGGGAGTCCTGGTCAACAGTTGGTACGGGGAGCAGAAGATGAAGACGGGATCAG CCAAGTACTTTACCACTGTCACACAGTTTGGATGCATCCCCGTCAGTACTCTGTACCACACCAGCAGCGGTGACTGGGTGGTCAACAG cttCTATAACAATGTCATTGGATTAGTCGATCCCCAAAAACTCAACCCGCCATTTTTCTGCATGAATGCTGAGCAGGGGGATGAAGACGAGCCAGTAACATTTCTCAGCTTGTTTAAAGAATGA